One genomic window of Streptococcus mitis includes the following:
- the nrdF gene encoding class 1b ribonucleoside-diphosphate reductase subunit beta, whose protein sequence is METYYKAINWNAIEDVIDKSTWEKLTEQFWLDTRIPLSNDLDDWRKLSNVEKDLVGKVFGGLTLLDTMQSETGVQALRADIRTPHEEAVFNNIQFMESVHAKSYSSIFSTLNTKAEIEEIFEWTNTNPYLQKKAEIVNEIYLNGSPLEKKVASVFLETFLFYSGFFTPLYYLGNNKLANVAEIIKLIIRDESVHGTYIGYKFQLGFNELPEEEQEKLKEWMYDLLYTLYENEEGYTESLYDGVGWTEEVKTFLRYNANKALMNLGQDPLFPDSADDVNPIVMNGISTGTSNHDFFSQVGNGYLLGEVEAMQDDDYNYGLD, encoded by the coding sequence ATGGAAACTTACTATAAAGCCATTAACTGGAATGCCATCGAAGATGTCATCGACAAATCAACTTGGGAAAAACTGACGGAGCAATTCTGGCTTGATACACGTATTCCCTTGTCAAATGACTTGGATGACTGGAGAAAGCTATCAAATGTAGAAAAAGACTTGGTAGGAAAAGTCTTTGGTGGTTTAACACTTCTCGACACTATGCAATCTGAAACTGGGGTTCAAGCCCTTCGCGCGGACATCCGTACACCACATGAGGAAGCTGTTTTCAATAACATCCAATTTATGGAATCTGTTCACGCTAAATCTTACTCATCAATCTTTTCTACCTTGAATACTAAGGCTGAGATTGAAGAAATTTTCGAATGGACTAACACCAATCCTTACCTACAAAAAAAGGCTGAGATTGTCAACGAAATCTACCTAAACGGTAGCCCACTTGAAAAGAAAGTTGCTAGTGTCTTCCTTGAAACCTTCCTCTTCTACTCAGGTTTCTTCACTCCCCTCTACTATCTCGGTAACAACAAGCTAGCCAACGTTGCGGAAATCATTAAATTAATCATTCGTGATGAGTCTGTTCACGGAACCTACATCGGATATAAATTCCAACTCGGTTTCAATGAATTACCTGAGGAAGAGCAAGAAAAACTCAAAGAATGGATGTACGACCTGCTCTACACTCTTTATGAAAACGAAGAAGGTTATACAGAGAGCCTCTATGACGGTGTTGGTTGGACTGAAGAAGTCAAAACCTTCCTTCGCTACAATGCTAACAAGGCACTCATGAACCTGGGACAAGATCCACTCTTCCCAGATTCAGCTGATGATGTCAACCCAATCGTTATGAACGGTATTTCAACAGGAACTTCTAACCACGACTTCTTCTCTCAAGTCGGAAATGGTTACCTCCTTGGTGAAGTTGAAGCCATGCAAGACGATGATTACAACTACGGTTTAGACTAA